The Megalops cyprinoides isolate fMegCyp1 chromosome 22, fMegCyp1.pri, whole genome shotgun sequence genome contains a region encoding:
- the si:dkey-9i23.6 gene encoding uncharacterized protein si:dkey-9i23.6, with protein sequence MEEGAVCQTSIKSQDPPPPEGSHVTLERVYSGPIDLADKTFTQEKGSNMPKEHSSTPMEAANQSQTGGDSETQQSQNDDHLEKIIAEDSQLKDRELRASQSGFSAPKDSQWVCRNVEPDNIMEANGGRISPQEVHVTSHLLNRRSDDIYDSLEAYMPLDADQSQGLKPEAPPLDFSCVESGGLLDSSALIGRARLSRTREHRLPGRRRGRGEGAAEEEGVGFWIFRDSIEKAVEDLREEEPGKEGCWAGVYRIPRSGIHTAPPSSPPSTPSVPYFLPFPAWRGSRLLPPFPESKLRKTSSPPISGRPDNSSTEPSCRRRTTASKMKTKRKQ encoded by the exons ATGGAAGAGGGGGCTGTGTGTCAGACATCAATCAAAAGCCAAGACCCGCCCCCTCCTGAAGGCAGTCACGTGACTTTGGAACG GGTCTACAGTGGTCCCATCGACTTGGCTGACAAAACTTTCACCCAGGAGAAGGGGTCCAACATGCCCAAAGAACATAGCTCCACCCCCATGGAGGCTGCAAACCAatcacagacaggaggagacaGCGAAACTCAGCAAAGCCAGAATGATGACCACTTAGAGAAAATTATTGCAGAGGACAGCCAGTTAAAAGACAGGGAATTAagagccagccaatcagggtTTAGTGCGCCAAAGGACAGCCAATGGGTCTGCAGAAATGTGGAGCCAGACAACATCATGGAAGCAAACGGAGGTCGTATTTCACCCCAGGAGGTGCATGTGACCTCTCACCTACTCAACAGGAGGTCTGATGACATATACGACTCGCTTGAGGCATACATGCCGCTGGATGCAGACCAGTCACAAGGCTTAAAACCGGAGGCTCCGCCCCTTGACTTCTCCTGTGTTGAG TCAGGGGGACTGCTGGacagctctgctctgattggtcgGGCCCGTTTGAGCAGAACGCGGGAACACAGGCTTCcgggaagaaggagaggaagaggagaaggggcAGCTGAGGAGGAAGGAGTGGGGTTCTGGATATTCAGAGACTCCATAG AGAAGGCAGTAGAGGACCTCAGAGAGGAAGAGCCAGGAAAAGAGGGGTGCTGGGCCGGTGTCTACAGGATACCTCGCTCTGGCATCCACACAGCCCCTCCCTCgtcccctccctccaccccctctgtACCTTACTTTCTGCCATTTCCTGCATGGAGGGGCTCCAGGCTACTACCCCCCTTCCCAGAAAGCAAGCTGAGAAAA acATCATCCCCACCCATCAGTGGTCGTCCTGACAACTCTAGCACTGAGCCGTCTT